The DNA segment GTTCCCAACCGACGCGGGTGTCGGCTGGCGCGAGGAAGGTTGGCGTGAAGAAAACACGTCGAGACGAACAGCGGGACGCCTTCCGTTCACGGCGTCGCCCGCTCACGGAGCGCGCCGGAGTCGAACCCGGCAGGGCATCGACACCCTCACCTCCGAGGCTCGGCGATCCTCGCCTCGCAGGGGGAGAGGGTGACAAGAAGACCGGCCGTGGCCTTCCCGACGGTGCGCCTATTCGGCTTCCCGCACGCCGGTGATGCCGCTGTAGGACGGCGGGTCGCTGGCCGGGAAGCTGTCTTCGAGCGTGTCGTCGATTTCGCTTTCGGTGGGTTCATCCGGCCGTTTGGGCGGCGGGGGCTCGTCACCGGTCACGCCGCTGAAGCTCGGCGGGTCGCTGGCGGGGAAGGTATCCTCGATCGTCTCGTCGACTTCCTTCTCCGAATAGTCGGCGGGATCAATCGGCTCGCGGCCTTCGTTCATGATCATTCGTCGTCCCTCGTTTACCGGTGTCGCCTTCAAGAATTGGTCCTCGCGCGAGCGGCTTCAAGGCTTTCGGGGGCGCGACAGATTTCTTTCGTGCGCGGCGGAACCTTTCGCAACCGGCCGCGTTATCAGGGTTCGCCGCGCCTGCGCGCGGGCGCGTGCGTGAACTTGCGAACCCGTTTGCGAGGAGGAAGCGCATATGAACGCGGAAAACACCGCCGTGCGGCTGCAATACTGGCCGCCATCCCACACCGTCGACGCTCCCGACACCTGGCCCGAGAGCTTCGAGTTCGGAACCCTCGACGACGCCGTCGCCTTCGCCATGACCCAGGCCCCCGCCGGCCGCGAGGTGGCATGGGTGCGCACCGCCGAGGGCGAGGTGCTGAAGATGGCGCAGATTCGACGCCTCTGGGAGCTTCGGCAGGCGCATTGAATCAAGGTCTTGAGGCCTTAAGGCGGTCGCCGCGGGCGTTTTGATTGCCTTGGCGGGCGTTCTGGGTATAGTGCGCCGCAAAATTCAACGCGGACCCGGAAAGGCTTCGGGTCCGCTTTTTGGTGTTTGAATATGAAGCTGCGCAACATTGCCATCATCGCCCACGTCGACCACGGCAAGACCACCCTCGTCGACGAACTGCTGAAGCAGTCCGGCTCCTACCGCGAGAACCAGCGGGTTGCCGAGCGCGTGATGGATTCGAACGACCTCGAAAAGGAGCGCGGCATCACCATCCTGGCCAAGGCGACCTCGGTCGTCTGGAAGGACACCCGGATCAACATCGTCGACACCCCCGGCCATGCCGACTTCGGCGGCGAGGTGGAACGCATCCTGAACATGGTGGACGGCGCCATCGTTCTGGTCGACGCCGCCGAGGGCCCGATGCCGCAGACCAAGTTCGTGGTCGGCAAGGCGCTCAAGGTCGGCCTGAAGCCGATCGTCGCCATCAACAAGGTCGACCGCTCGGACGCCCGCGCCCAGGAAGTCATCAACGAGGTGTTCGACCTGTTCGCCGCGCTCGACGCCAATGACGAGCAGCTGGACTTCCCGATCCTCTACGGTTCCGGCCGCAACGGCTGGATGGCGGATTCGCCGGAAGGCCCGCAGGACCAGGGCATGGCGCCGCTGTTCGATCTCGTGCTCAAGCACGTGCCCGAGCCCACCGTCGATGACGGCCCGTTCCGCATGATCGGCACGCTGCTGGAAGCCAACCCCTTCCTCGGCCGCATGATTACCGGGCGCATCACCTCGGGCTCGATCAAGCCGAACCAGTCGATCAAGGTTCTGGCGCAGGACGGCTCGCTGGTCGAGCAGGGCCGCGTCTCGAAGATCCTCGCCTTCCGGGGCATCGAGCGCCAGCCGATCGAAGAGGGCGTGCAGGGCGACATCATCGCCATTGCCGGCCTTTCCAAGGGCACCGTCGCCGACACTTTCTGCGATCTGGTCGTCGACGCCGCGCTGAAGGCGCAGCCGATCGACCCGCCGACCGTGACCATGTCCTTCATCGTCAACGATTCGCCGCTCGCCGGCACCGAGGGCGACAAGGTGACCAGCCGCGTGATCCGCGACCGCCTGCTGCGCGAGGCCGAAGGCAATGTGGCGCTGAAGATCGAGGAAGCCGCCGACAAGGATTCGTTCTTCGTCTCCGGCCGCGGCGAACTCCAGCTCGCGGTGCTGATCGAGACCATGCGCCGCGAAGGCTTCGAAATCGCCGTGTCGCGCCCGCGCGTGGTGTTCACCAAGGACGAGAGCGGCGAGATTCTTGAGCCGATCGAGGAAGTCCTGATCGACGTCGACGAGGAATATTCCGGCGTCGTTGTGCAGAAGATGAGCGAACGCCGCGCCGAGATGGTGGAGATGAAGCCGTCCGGCGGCAGCCGCCAGCGCCTTGTGTTCTATGCTCCCACCCGTGGCCTCATCGGCTACCAGGGCGAGCTGATGACCGATACGCGCGGCACCGCGATCATGAACCGCCTGTTCCACGCCTATCAGCCGCACCGTGGCGAGATTCCCGGCCGCCGCAACGGCGTGCTGATCTCCAACGAGGCCGGCGAGGCGGTGGCCTACGCGCTGTGGAACCTCGAAGATCGCGGCCCGATGATGATCGAGCCCGGCTGGAAGGTCTATCAGGGCATGATCGTGGGCGAGCACAACCGCGAGAACGATCTCGAAGTGAACGTTCTCAAGGGCAAGAAGCTCACCAACATCCGCACCACCTCCAAGGATGAGGCGGTTCGCCTCACTCCGCCGATCCGCATGACGCTGGAGCGTTCGCTGGCCTGGATCCAGGACGACGAACTGGTCGAGGTGACGCCGAAGTCGATCCGCATCCGCAAGCGCTTCCTCGACCCCAACGAGCGCAAGCGCGAAGAGCGCCGCAAGGAAACCGAGGGCGTCTGACGCCTTTGTCGATACGGGGGCGCTACGCCCCCGTATTTATTTGGTATCGGCTCGCCTGCCCAAGCGTGAAGCGTGGCGGCGGAGCCACGCCCCGGTGGATCGATCGTGCGATCGGGGATGAAAGCCCTTGATCCCGGAGAGCGCATTTGCTCCCATCAGGGCAATGAGCACGCTTCTTGTCGAGACACGCCGGGCCCGCCCGATGGATGCCGCCGACATTGCCGAGATTCACGACTCGGCGTGGCGCACGGCCTATCGCGGCCTCATTCCCGGTGCCGAGCTGGAGAAGATGGTCCAGCGTCGTGGTCCCTTGTGGTGGGAGACCGCGCTGCGACGTGGTTCGCGGGTGCTGGTGCTGACGCTGGGCGACGCCGTCGCCGGCTACGCGAATGTCGGGCGCAACCGCGCACGCGGCCTGCCCTATGAGGGCGAAATCTACGAGCTTTACCTGCGTCCGGAATATCAGGGGCTGGGCTTCGGCCGCCGCCTGTTCACGGATGCGCGCAAGGAGCTGGCCAATGCCGGCTTCGACGGGCTCGCGGTGTGGGCGCTTGCCGCCAACGAGCCGGCGCTGGGCTTCTACCGCGCGCTCGGGGGCATGGGCGTCGCCCGCTCGACCGAGACCTTCGGCGAGCGCACGCTGGAAAAGCTCGCCTTCGGCTGGAACGGCTGAGGAAAGGCCAGGGCGCCCGCCCGTGGGGCCGGTGATCCATAGACCGGAAAGTGGTTACGGCAGGCGCTTCAGCCTTGCAGCAGCGCCTGGAGCCTTGCGGTGAGTTCGGCGGGGTCGCCGGTCAACCGGAAGGTCTTCAGCCGCGCCGTGGCTCCTGAAACCAGCTCGACGCGCGAGGCCGGCAGGCCGACCGCCTTGCTCAGCAGCTTCGCCAGCGCCGCATTGGCCTTGCCGTCCTCCGGCGCCACGCTGACGCGCGCCTTCACGGCGCGGCGCCCGTCCGCCAGCTCGACAATGCCGTCCAGCCCGTCACGCCCCCCACGCGGGGTGGCCCGCACGGTGAGGACGACTCCCTCCGGCGTGCTGGACCAGGGCAGGGCGCCGGGAGCGGGCAGGCCGGACGTGCTCAGACCAGGATCTCGAAGACGAGGTTGCGGATGAAATACAGGCCGATGATGAGGACGACCGGCGAGATGTCGATGCCGCCAAGATTCGGCAGGATCCGCCGCAGCGGCGCCAGCGCGGGCTCGGTGATGCGCCAGAGGAATTCGCCGACGCTGCGCACGATCTGATTGTGCGGATTGACGACATTGAAGGCGACGAGCCACGACAATATGGCCGAGGCGATGAGGATCCAGACGTAGAGCGTGATCAGCGTGTCGAACAGCCAGAGAAGCGAGTACATCGCGAGCCTCGGAAGGAGAGTCGGTGGCGGATGCCAAAGGGGATGCTGGCATGATGCTTAAAGGCGCCGCCGCATTGCGGCAACCCCGATTCACAAGGCATAGGGATAGCGCGCCTACGTGCCTTGACAGCGGGCGGGCGGGAACCGTACAAGGCGCGGCCTAAAGCGTGGGGCCGTAGCTCAGTTGGGAGAGCGCTGCAATCGCACTGCAGAGGTCAGGGGTTCAAATCCCCTCGGCTCCACCAAAAAGGCACTGAAATTCTTCGTGAATTTTCGCGGGACCGCGTAACGCGCCGCACATTGTTCCCATCATGTGATTCACATTCGGCCGCACGCTGCCTGATGCAGCTGTGATGCCGCGTCGCCGCAGTGCCTCCAGCGCGGAGCCGGCGGGAAGGCGTTTTCGTCGCCTCCCACGTGGTTGCCCCCTGCCGCCCTTCCGAATCAGGAAGACGGAAGCCCCGCAGGCCGGCCACGCGGTGCGCCTGCGGCCGGGGACAGTCTAAGGCTGAGTTCTGCCGAGTGTGTCGGCCATTGTCGCCCCGCGCATGCCCAGCGGCCTTGCGGGCCCGGTCGTGGTGTCGCGGGAGGTCTGGTGCTCGGATTCCGCGTTCACCTCGGCACCGATCAGGATGACCACCACCGAGATCCAGATCCAGATCATGAAGGCGATGATGGCGCCCAGCGAACCATAGGTTTCGTTGTAGCTGGCGAAGTTGGTCGCGTACCAGGAAAAGCCCATGGAGGCGGCGATCCAGAAGGCGGCGCCGCCGAGACTTCCCAGGCTCAGCCAGCGCCAGCGCGCATACTCCCGGCTGGGGCCGAAACGGTAGAGCAGGGCCAGCGCGAATGAGAGCACCAGGAACAGAATCGGCCAGCGCGACAGGCGGACGAACATCTCCCCGCCGATCTCGGGCACATGGTTGAGCACGATGGGCAGCACGATCACCGCGCCCACGGCGCCCACCATGATGAGGATGGCGCCGGCGGTGAACAGCAGCGAGATCGCGTTCAGCATCGCGAAGCTGCGCTTCTCACGCTCGGCATAGACGATGTTCAGCGCGTCGAAGAGCGCCTTCATGCCGGCATTGGAACTCCACATCGCCATGGCCAGACTGAAGAAGAAGGCAAGCCCCAGGGAGGTGCTGCCGCTGCCGGAAATGCGCTGGACCTGAGTGCTGATCACCTCAATCCCGCTGTCCGGGATGATGCCGCGCCACTTGTCCATCTCCGACAGCACGACCGTCGGCTCCGTGAACAGACCGAACAGCGACACGAACGCCGCCAGCGTCGGGAACAGGGCGAGAATGGAATAGAACGTCACGCCCGCGCCGATGGCGAGCACGCGATGCTCGGAAATATTGCGATAGATGCGCAGGCTCACATCCCACCAGCCGCGCGCGGGGATGCCCGTCGGCGCGGTCGCGAACCGGCCGATGTCCGAGGCAGATTCGCCCGTGGCAAGTCGGTCCGAGGCAGGTCCGCACGTGGCCGTGCCGGTCCCGATGGTCTCGACCGGCGCCGCGCCGGCCGCCTGATTGGCCTTGCGCTGCAAAGCGGCGGCAAAGGCGAGAACGCCCATGGCGCCGGCAACGAGTACGGCGTCTGTTCTCAATCGTCGGTTCAAAGCCGGCCTTTCGCGGTGGGATGGTACGTCAACGGTAAGTACCGTTCAAAGTTCCCGACGCAAAGGCCCGCAGGGGCGGGGGAGCAGGTCTAGGCGCGCGCCGCCGGCCGATCAGCCGGCGGCGGCCATTTCCAGCCGGCGGTTGAAGCGCAGCGCCAGCAGCGTGCACACCGCGCCCGACAGCAGATAGGCGCCGGAGGCCGCGAGGCCGAAATGGCTGGACAGCAGAAGCGCGGCAAGCGGGGCGAAGCCGGCGCCGAACAGCCAGGCGAAATCATTGGTCAGCGCCGACGCCGTGTAGCGATATTTCGGCGCGAAATTGGACGCCACGACGCCCGAGGACTGGCCGAAGGAAATGCCGAGCAGGGTGAAGGCGAGCACCATGAAGGCGGCCTCGCCGATGACGCCGCCGGCCAGTAGCTGCGGGGCGAAGCCGCTGAACACCGCGATGGCGGCCGCCGAGCCGGCGAGCAGTGTGCGCCGCCCGATCCGGTCGGCGATGGCGCCGGAGGCCACCACCGCCGCCAGGCCGAAGAACGCGGCAATGGCCTCGATCAGCAGGAAGCGGGTCGGGCGTTCATCGGTGAAGAGGAACACCCAGGACAGCGGGAACACCGTGACCATGTGGAACAGCGCGAACGTGGCCAGCGGCGCGAAGGCGCCGGTGAGGATCGCCTTGCCCTCCGCCCGCACGGTTTCGGTGATGCGCTGCGGCTCAAGCGCGCCACCCTCGAACAGGCGGGTGTATTGCGGCGTCACCGCCATGCGCAGCCGCGCGAACAGCGCCACCACATTGATCGCGAAGGCGACGAAGAACGGGTAGCGCCAGCCCCAGTCAAAGAAATCCGCCGCCGAGAGGTTGCCGAGAAAGAAGGCGAACAGCGCGCTGGCGATGATCAGGCCGATCGGCGCGCCGAGCTGGGGCAGCATGGCGTACCAGCCGCGCCGTCCCTCCGGCGCGGTCATCGCCAGAAGCGGGGCCAGCCCGTCCCAGGTGCCGCCCCAGGCCAGACCCTGGCCGATGCGGAAGATGGCCAGCAGCCAGATCACCGCCGGCCCCAGCCGCTCATAAGTGGGCAGGAAGGCAATCGCCACGGTGGACGTGCCGAGCAGGAAAAGTGCGGCGGTCAGCTTGGCGCCGCGCCCGTGGTGGCGGTCGATCGCCATGAACAGCGTGGTGCCGAACGGGCGGGCGATGAAGGCCAGCGCAAAGATCGCGAAGGAATAGATCGTCCCCGTGAGCGGGTCGACGAACGGGAACACCAGCTTTGGAAACACCACGACGGAGGCAATGGCATAGACGAAGAAGTCGAAAAACTCCGATGCACGACCAATGACGACGCCCACTGCAATCTCGCCCGGATCCACATCACCGTCATGGGCGTGGATTTGCCGGGCGTTCTGCTCAAGAGTCGTCACTGGCGTCGTCATAGATCTTACCAAAACTGGAATGAATATAAGTCGTATCTGAAAGCCAATTCGGGCATTCCGGACGTGTCATGTACGCTTATCACCGTTGATAAGGGGTCGGGATGCGACACTTCGACATCATTGTCGTGGGTTGATATTACGATTGCTGCGGTGCACCTAGTGCGGCAACGATTCAAACCTAACGGGTGTACCTTCCGTTGCGGCGTCTTTATCTTTTAGCACTGCTCCCACTGGTGACCGCTCTTGGCGGGTGCAACTTCGTTGTACTCGATCCGACGGGCGATATTGCGGCCCAGCAACGCGACCTCCTGGTCATTTCCACGGCGCTGATGCTGCTGATCATCATTCCGGTGATGGCGCTCACCATCTTCTTCGCGTGGAAGTATCGCGCCTCCAACAAGGACGCGCGCTACGAGCCGGAATGGAGCCACTCCACGCAGATGGAGCTGGTGATCTGGGCGGCGCCGCTGCTGATCGTCATCTGTCTGGGCGCGCTGACCTGGATGGGCACGCATCTGCTCGACCCCTATCGCCCGCTCGACCGCATCGCCGCGGGCGAGCCGGTGCCGGACAGTGTGACGCCGCTCGATGTCGAAGTGGTCGCGCTGGACTGGAAGTGGCTGTTCATCTACCCCGACCAGGGCATCGCGACCGTCAATGACCTCGTCGCCCCCGTCGGCCGGCCGATCCGCTTCCGCATCACCTCGTCCTCGGTGATGAACGCCTTCTACATCCCGACGCTCGCGGGCATGATCTACGCCATGCCGGCGATGCGGACCGAGCTGCACGCGGTGGCCAACACGCCCGTCGATACGCGCGGCTTCTCGTCCAACTACAGCGGGGCCGGCTTCTCCGGCATGTATTTCCGCTTCCGCGCGCTCGACGAGGCCGGCTTCGAGAGCTGGGTCGCCGAGGCCAAGGCGAGCCCGGAGCCGCTGACCCGCCAGGCCTATCTCGATCTGGAGAAGCCGAGCGAGAACGTGCCCGCGCGCCACTTCGCCGATGTCGACCCCACCCTGTTCGACGCGATCCTCAATCTGTGCGTCGAGCCGGGCAAGATGTGCATGCACGAGATGATGGCGATCGACGCCAAGGGCGGGCTCGGCATCGAGAGCGCGTCGAACGTGCTGCCGCTGACCTATGACAAATACGCGCGCCGCGGCACGGTGTTCGGCGGCACTGCTGGCTTCGTCGTCGGCATCTGCACCCCCGAGGAACTGGCCAACGCGCTGGCGCTCACCGCCACGGCTCCGGTGTCGCGGGCGTCGAGCGCGCCGGTGCACGGGGCGGGTATGGCGCTGCCGGCGTTCACTCTGCCGGCACTGTCCCGGCCGCTGTCGTTCCTCACTCCGACCCGCCTGCCGCCTGACGAGGCCCTCTCGGGCCCGCGGCGGCCCTCCAACTCCTGACGGCGCCCATGACCGAATCTCCGATGATCGAACCGAACTTCCTGTTCGGCCGCTTCACGCTTGAGGCGATCCCGTACCACGAGCCGATTCTGGTCGCGACCTTTGCCGTGGTGGCGGTCGGCGCCATCGCCGTGCTGGGCGCGCTGACCTATTTCCGGCTGTGGGGCTATCTGTGGCGCGAGTGGTTCACCAGCGTGGACCACAAGAAGATCGGCATCATGTACATGGTGCTGGGCGTCATCATGCTGCTGCGCGGCTTCGCCGACGCCATCATGATGCGGCTCCAGCAGGCCATCGCCTTCGGTGGCAGCGAGGGCTATCTGCCCGCCCACCATTACGACCAGATCTTCACCGCCCATGGCGTGATCATGATCTTCTTCGTGGCCATGCCCATGGTCACCGGCCTGATGAACTTCGTGGTGCCGCTGCAGATCGGCGCGCGCGACGTCTCGTTTCCGTTCCTCAACAATTTCTCGTTCTGGATGACGGTGTCGGGCGCCGTGCTGGTGATGACCTCGCTGTTCGTGGGCGAGTTCGCGCAGACCGGCTGGCTGGCCTATCCCCCGCTGTCGGGCATCGGCTACAGCCCCTATGTCGGCGTCGACTATTACATCTGGGCGCTGCAGATCGCGGGCGTGGGCACGCTGCTCTCGGGCGTGAACCTCATCTGCACCATCGTGAAGATGCGCGCGCCCGGCATGACGATGATGAAGATGCCGGTCTTCACCTGGACCGCGCTTTGCACCAACGTGCTGATCGTCGCCGCCTTCCCGATCCTGACCGCGGTGCTCGCCCTGCTGGCGGCCGACCGCTATATCGGCACCAACTTCTTCACGAACGACTTCGGGGGCAACCCGATGATGTACGTGAACCTGATCTGGATCTGGGGCCACCCGGAGGTCTACATCCTCATCCTGCCGGCCTTCGGCATCTTCTCGGAGGTGACCTCGACCTTCGCCGGCAAGCGCCTGTTCGGCTATACCTCGATGGTCTACGCCACCGTCGTCATCACCATCCTGTCCTATCTGGTGTGGCTGCACCACTTCTTCACGATGGGCTCGGGCGCCAGCGTGAACTCGTTCTTCGGCATCACCACGATGATCATCTCGATCCCGACGGGCGCGAAGATGTTCAACTGGCTGTTCACGATGTATCGCGGCCGCATCCGGTTCGAACTGCCGATGATGTACACGGTCGGCTTCATGCTGATCTTCGTCGTCGGCGGCATGACCGGCGTGCTGCTCGCGGTGCCGCCGGCCGACTTCGTGCTGCACAATTCGCTGTTCCTGATCGCCCACTTCCACAATGTGATTATCGGCGGCGTGCTGTTCGGCATGTTCGCGGGCATCGCCTTCTGGTGGCCCAAGGCGTTCGGGTT comes from the Ancylobacter pratisalsi genome and includes:
- a CDS encoding GNAT family N-acetyltransferase; protein product: MSTLLVETRRARPMDAADIAEIHDSAWRTAYRGLIPGAELEKMVQRRGPLWWETALRRGSRVLVLTLGDAVAGYANVGRNRARGLPYEGEIYELYLRPEYQGLGFGRRLFTDARKELANAGFDGLAVWALAANEPALGFYRALGGMGVARSTETFGERTLEKLAFGWNG
- a CDS encoding YihY/virulence factor BrkB family protein, which translates into the protein MRTDAVLVAGAMGVLAFAAALQRKANQAAGAAPVETIGTGTATCGPASDRLATGESASDIGRFATAPTGIPARGWWDVSLRIYRNISEHRVLAIGAGVTFYSILALFPTLAAFVSLFGLFTEPTVVLSEMDKWRGIIPDSGIEVISTQVQRISGSGSTSLGLAFFFSLAMAMWSSNAGMKALFDALNIVYAEREKRSFAMLNAISLLFTAGAILIMVGAVGAVIVLPIVLNHVPEIGGEMFVRLSRWPILFLVLSFALALLYRFGPSREYARWRWLSLGSLGGAAFWIAASMGFSWYATNFASYNETYGSLGAIIAFMIWIWISVVVILIGAEVNAESEHQTSRDTTTGPARPLGMRGATMADTLGRTQP
- the cyoB gene encoding cytochrome o ubiquinol oxidase subunit I, whose amino-acid sequence is MTESPMIEPNFLFGRFTLEAIPYHEPILVATFAVVAVGAIAVLGALTYFRLWGYLWREWFTSVDHKKIGIMYMVLGVIMLLRGFADAIMMRLQQAIAFGGSEGYLPAHHYDQIFTAHGVIMIFFVAMPMVTGLMNFVVPLQIGARDVSFPFLNNFSFWMTVSGAVLVMTSLFVGEFAQTGWLAYPPLSGIGYSPYVGVDYYIWALQIAGVGTLLSGVNLICTIVKMRAPGMTMMKMPVFTWTALCTNVLIVAAFPILTAVLALLAADRYIGTNFFTNDFGGNPMMYVNLIWIWGHPEVYILILPAFGIFSEVTSTFAGKRLFGYTSMVYATVVITILSYLVWLHHFFTMGSGASVNSFFGITTMIISIPTGAKMFNWLFTMYRGRIRFELPMMYTVGFMLIFVVGGMTGVLLAVPPADFVLHNSLFLIAHFHNVIIGGVLFGMFAGIAFWWPKAFGFRLDPFWGKMSFWFWVVGFFFAFMPLYVLGLMGVTRRLRVFDDPSLHIWFELAAFGAFLIALGIACFLIQIGVSILRRDTLRDLTGDPWNARTLEWATSSPPPAYNFAFTPVVHDLDAWWDMKSRGYVRPLEGFKAIHMPRNTSAGMFLAGFSFVLGFALIWYIWWLAALAFAGLLVTAIGHTFNYNRDFDIPADEVTRTEDARTKMLAQLNP
- the cyoA gene encoding ubiquinol oxidase subunit II, coding for MRRLYLLALLPLVTALGGCNFVVLDPTGDIAAQQRDLLVISTALMLLIIIPVMALTIFFAWKYRASNKDARYEPEWSHSTQMELVIWAAPLLIVICLGALTWMGTHLLDPYRPLDRIAAGEPVPDSVTPLDVEVVALDWKWLFIYPDQGIATVNDLVAPVGRPIRFRITSSSVMNAFYIPTLAGMIYAMPAMRTELHAVANTPVDTRGFSSNYSGAGFSGMYFRFRALDEAGFESWVAEAKASPEPLTRQAYLDLEKPSENVPARHFADVDPTLFDAILNLCVEPGKMCMHEMMAIDAKGGLGIESASNVLPLTYDKYARRGTVFGGTAGFVVGICTPEELANALALTATAPVSRASSAPVHGAGMALPAFTLPALSRPLSFLTPTRLPPDEALSGPRRPSNS
- the typA gene encoding translational GTPase TypA, which translates into the protein MKLRNIAIIAHVDHGKTTLVDELLKQSGSYRENQRVAERVMDSNDLEKERGITILAKATSVVWKDTRINIVDTPGHADFGGEVERILNMVDGAIVLVDAAEGPMPQTKFVVGKALKVGLKPIVAINKVDRSDARAQEVINEVFDLFAALDANDEQLDFPILYGSGRNGWMADSPEGPQDQGMAPLFDLVLKHVPEPTVDDGPFRMIGTLLEANPFLGRMITGRITSGSIKPNQSIKVLAQDGSLVEQGRVSKILAFRGIERQPIEEGVQGDIIAIAGLSKGTVADTFCDLVVDAALKAQPIDPPTVTMSFIVNDSPLAGTEGDKVTSRVIRDRLLREAEGNVALKIEEAADKDSFFVSGRGELQLAVLIETMRREGFEIAVSRPRVVFTKDESGEILEPIEEVLIDVDEEYSGVVVQKMSERRAEMVEMKPSGGSRQRLVFYAPTRGLIGYQGELMTDTRGTAIMNRLFHAYQPHRGEIPGRRNGVLISNEAGEAVAYALWNLEDRGPMMIEPGWKVYQGMIVGEHNRENDLEVNVLKGKKLTNIRTTSKDEAVRLTPPIRMTLERSLAWIQDDELVEVTPKSIRIRKRFLDPNERKREERRKETEGV
- a CDS encoding YggT family protein, whose amino-acid sequence is MYSLLWLFDTLITLYVWILIASAILSWLVAFNVVNPHNQIVRSVGEFLWRITEPALAPLRRILPNLGGIDISPVVLIIGLYFIRNLVFEILV
- a CDS encoding MFS transporter, which gives rise to MTTPVTTLEQNARQIHAHDGDVDPGEIAVGVVIGRASEFFDFFVYAIASVVVFPKLVFPFVDPLTGTIYSFAIFALAFIARPFGTTLFMAIDRHHGRGAKLTAALFLLGTSTVAIAFLPTYERLGPAVIWLLAIFRIGQGLAWGGTWDGLAPLLAMTAPEGRRGWYAMLPQLGAPIGLIIASALFAFFLGNLSAADFFDWGWRYPFFVAFAINVVALFARLRMAVTPQYTRLFEGGALEPQRITETVRAEGKAILTGAFAPLATFALFHMVTVFPLSWVFLFTDERPTRFLLIEAIAAFFGLAAVVASGAIADRIGRRTLLAGSAAAIAVFSGFAPQLLAGGVIGEAAFMVLAFTLLGISFGQSSGVVASNFAPKYRYTASALTNDFAWLFGAGFAPLAALLLSSHFGLAASGAYLLSGAVCTLLALRFNRRLEMAAAG
- a CDS encoding DUF167 family protein produces the protein MPWSSTPEGVVLTVRATPRGGRDGLDGIVELADGRRAVKARVSVAPEDGKANAALAKLLSKAVGLPASRVELVSGATARLKTFRLTGDPAELTARLQALLQG